A part of Aquaspirillum sp. LM1 genomic DNA contains:
- a CDS encoding surface-adhesin E family protein, producing MRRLALLSLSLLATAPAFAAPDWVVYQRGSLTTLAVDHNSVRTEKNNLLRFEHEERYSQQQRDPQLKISFHTRRMLVIGDCLQRRYAFASIDLFDQAGKSVYHSLFPLQDFQWKFQPAPDGSMGAGMLDVVCKLAPAQP from the coding sequence ATGCGCCGACTTGCCCTGCTGTCATTGTCCCTGCTGGCCACCGCGCCCGCCTTCGCCGCCCCGGACTGGGTGGTGTACCAGCGTGGCTCGTTGACCACGCTGGCAGTGGACCACAATTCGGTGCGGACGGAAAAAAACAATCTGCTGCGCTTTGAGCACGAAGAACGCTACTCCCAGCAGCAACGTGACCCGCAGCTGAAAATTTCCTTCCACACCCGACGCATGCTGGTCATCGGCGACTGCCTGCAGCGCCGCTACGCCTTTGCCTCGATTGATTTGTTTGACCAGGCCGGCAAGTCGGTCTACCACTCGCTGTTCCCGCTGCAGGATTTCCAGTGGAAATTCCAGCCTGCGCCGGACGGCTCGATGGGCGCGGGCATGCTGGATGTGGTCTGCAAGCTCGCACCCGCGCAACCCTAA
- the glyQ gene encoding glycine--tRNA ligase subunit alpha produces the protein MLTFQEIVLRLQNYWNAQGCALLQPYDMEMGAGTFHTATFLRALGPEPWRAAYVQPSRRPKDGRYGENPNRLQHYYQYQVVLKPSPPDIQDLYLGSLRELGIDTTVHDIRFVEDDWESPTLGAWGLGWEVWLNGMEVTQFTYFQQVGGLDCKPVLGEITYGLERLAMYLQGVENVYDLVWNVLPDGQIVTYGDVFHQNEVEQSTYNFEHSNTELLFRLFNDFEGEAKRLHEVGLALPMYEMVVKCSHTFNLLDARGAISVTERAAYIGRVRALARLVAQAYYDSREALGFPMLKKD, from the coding sequence ATGCTTACCTTTCAGGAAATTGTCCTTCGCTTGCAGAACTACTGGAATGCGCAAGGCTGCGCATTGCTGCAACCTTACGATATGGAAATGGGCGCAGGCACCTTCCATACCGCCACTTTTCTGCGCGCCCTGGGTCCGGAGCCGTGGCGCGCCGCCTATGTGCAGCCGTCGCGTCGCCCGAAAGATGGCCGTTACGGGGAAAACCCCAACCGCCTGCAGCACTATTACCAGTATCAGGTGGTGTTGAAACCTAGCCCGCCGGACATTCAGGACCTGTACCTGGGCAGCCTGCGCGAGCTGGGCATCGACACCACGGTGCACGATATCCGCTTTGTCGAAGATGACTGGGAAAGCCCGACGCTGGGTGCCTGGGGCCTGGGCTGGGAAGTCTGGCTGAACGGCATGGAAGTCACCCAGTTCACCTACTTCCAGCAAGTGGGCGGCCTGGATTGCAAGCCGGTGCTGGGCGAGATCACCTATGGCCTGGAACGGCTGGCCATGTATCTGCAGGGCGTGGAAAACGTCTACGACCTGGTGTGGAACGTGCTGCCGGATGGCCAGATCGTCACCTACGGCGATGTGTTCCACCAGAACGAAGTGGAGCAATCCACTTATAACTTCGAGCACAGCAACACCGAGCTGCTGTTCCGCCTGTTCAATGACTTTGAAGGCGAGGCCAAGCGCCTGCACGAAGTGGGGCTGGCGCTGCCGATGTATGAAATGGTGGTCAAGTGCTCGCACACCTTCAACCTGCTCGACGCCCGTGGTGCCATTTCGGTGACTGAGCGTGCCGCCTATATTGGTCGGGTGCGCGCACTGGCCCGGCTGGTGGCGCAGGCTTACTACGATTCACGCGAAGCACTGGGTTTCCCGATGCTGAAAAAGGACTGA
- a CDS encoding Mth938-like domain-containing protein, with protein sequence MKLHLTTAANQNIVTGYGDDHIEVNKIRYSHGILLMADQLAPWGEAGLDGLGEADFAALLAYQPEVVVFGSGARMRFVHPRLTAALINAGIGVETMDTGAACRTYNILMGENRRVLAAMVL encoded by the coding sequence ATGAAACTGCATCTGACCACCGCCGCCAACCAGAATATCGTCACCGGCTACGGCGACGACCATATCGAAGTGAATAAAATCCGTTACAGTCACGGCATTCTGCTCATGGCCGACCAGTTGGCACCGTGGGGCGAAGCGGGGCTGGATGGGCTGGGCGAGGCCGATTTTGCCGCGCTGCTGGCCTACCAGCCCGAGGTGGTGGTGTTTGGCAGCGGCGCGCGCATGCGCTTTGTCCATCCGCGCCTGACCGCCGCGCTGATCAATGCCGGTATTGGCGTGGAAACCATGGACACCGGTGCTGCCTGCCGCACCTACAATATCCTGATGGGGGAAAACCGCCGGGTGCTGGCGGCCATGGTGCTGTAA
- a CDS encoding pyridoxal phosphate-dependent aminotransferase has product MQPIRKSKKLDNVCYDIRGPVLARAKQMEEDGQKIIKLNIGNLAAFGFDAPEEIQQDMIRNLPNSAGYSDSKGIFAARKAIMHYTQEKKIKGVTLEDIYVGNGVSELIVMAMNALLDAGDEVLVPAPDYPLWTAAVSLSGGTPVHYLCDEANEWLPDLDDMRAKITPNTRAIVIINPNNPTGALYPDSTLKAIVELARQHGLIVCADEVYDKVLYDGATHTSIASLSEDVLTLTFNGLSKNYRSCGYRAGWMVVSGDKRPAKDYIEGLDMLASMRLCANVPGQWAIQTALGGYQSIDDLVAEGGRMRRQRDLAHQLINAIPGVSCVKPKATLYMFPRLDPAVYPIADDQEFISELLQEEKVLLVQGSGFNWPHPDHFRLVFLPHEDDLREAINRVARFLETYRRRHGTA; this is encoded by the coding sequence ATGCAACCTATTCGCAAATCGAAAAAGCTCGACAACGTCTGCTACGACATCCGTGGCCCGGTGCTGGCTCGCGCCAAGCAAATGGAAGAAGACGGCCAGAAGATCATCAAGCTGAATATCGGCAATCTGGCGGCGTTTGGCTTTGATGCGCCGGAAGAAATCCAGCAGGACATGATCCGCAACCTGCCCAACTCGGCAGGCTATTCCGATTCCAAGGGGATTTTTGCCGCACGCAAGGCGATCATGCACTACACCCAGGAAAAGAAAATCAAGGGTGTGACGCTGGAAGACATTTACGTTGGCAACGGCGTGTCCGAGCTGATTGTGATGGCGATGAACGCCCTGCTCGACGCCGGCGACGAAGTGCTGGTGCCGGCACCGGACTACCCGCTGTGGACTGCCGCCGTCAGCCTGTCTGGCGGCACGCCGGTGCATTACCTGTGTGACGAAGCCAATGAGTGGCTGCCCGACCTGGACGACATGCGCGCCAAGATCACCCCGAACACCCGGGCGATTGTCATCATCAACCCGAACAACCCCACCGGCGCGCTGTATCCGGACAGCACGCTGAAAGCCATTGTCGAGCTGGCACGCCAGCACGGGCTGATTGTCTGTGCCGACGAGGTGTACGACAAGGTGCTGTACGACGGTGCCACCCACACCTCGATTGCCTCGCTGTCGGAAGACGTGCTGACGCTCACCTTCAATGGCCTGTCGAAAAACTACCGTTCCTGCGGCTACCGCGCCGGCTGGATGGTAGTGTCCGGCGACAAGCGCCCGGCCAAGGATTACATCGAAGGGCTGGACATGCTGGCGTCGATGCGGCTGTGCGCCAATGTGCCCGGCCAGTGGGCGATCCAGACCGCGCTGGGCGGCTACCAGAGCATCGACGACCTGGTGGCCGAAGGCGGGCGCATGCGTCGCCAGCGCGACCTGGCCCACCAGCTGATCAACGCCATTCCCGGCGTCAGCTGCGTCAAGCCCAAGGCCACGCTGTACATGTTTCCGCGCCTGGATCCGGCGGTATACCCGATTGCCGACGATCAAGAGTTCATCAGCGAACTGCTGCAGGAAGAAAAAGTGCTGCTGGTGCAGGGCAGCGGCTTTAACTGGCCGCACCCGGACCACTTCCGCCTGGTGTTTTTGCCGCACGAAGACGACCTGCGCGAAGCCATCAACCGGGTGGCCCGCTTCCTGGAGACTTATCGCCGCCGCCACGGTACGGCATAA
- a CDS encoding homoserine dehydrogenase, with amino-acid sequence MKPINVGLLGVGTVGGGTATVLKRNAAEISRRAGRDIVLKMAANLDLDAARAIVGEGVDVVADGFAVARHPDIDIVVELIGGTGIAKELVLAAIDSGKHVVTANKKLLAEHGNEIFARAQEKGVTVAFEAAVAGGIPIIKALREGLSANHIEWIAGIINGTSNFILTEMRDKGAAFADVLAEAQRLGYAEADPTFDIEGHDAAHKLTIMAALAYGIPMQFDKAYLEGISKLSACDIRYAEELGYRIKLLGITRRTDKGVELRVHPTLIPEKRLIANVDGVMNAVMVKGDAVGATMYYGAGAGSLPTASAVVADIIDVTRLATADPEHRVPHLAFQPDRLADLPILPIGEVESSYYLRVNVIDRAGVLAELTHILASEGISIEALIQKGSERGAEAEIVLLTHRVVEKHVNAAIAQIEALDSVTGSVTKLRMEALNG; translated from the coding sequence ATGAAACCAATCAATGTAGGCCTGCTGGGCGTGGGGACTGTGGGTGGCGGCACCGCCACCGTATTAAAGCGCAACGCGGCTGAAATCAGCCGTCGCGCCGGGCGTGACATTGTGCTGAAAATGGCCGCCAACCTGGACCTGGACGCCGCCCGCGCCATTGTGGGCGAAGGCGTGGACGTGGTCGCCGACGGCTTTGCCGTGGCCCGCCACCCGGACATCGACATTGTGGTCGAACTGATTGGCGGCACCGGCATCGCCAAAGAACTGGTGCTGGCCGCCATCGACAGCGGCAAGCATGTGGTCACCGCCAACAAAAAACTGCTGGCCGAACACGGCAACGAAATTTTTGCCCGCGCCCAGGAAAAAGGCGTCACCGTGGCGTTTGAAGCCGCCGTGGCCGGTGGCATCCCCATCATCAAGGCGCTGCGCGAAGGCCTGTCGGCCAACCACATCGAATGGATTGCCGGCATCATCAATGGCACCTCCAACTTCATCCTCACCGAAATGCGCGACAAGGGTGCCGCCTTTGCCGACGTGCTGGCCGAAGCCCAGCGTCTGGGTTACGCCGAAGCCGACCCCACTTTCGACATCGAAGGCCACGACGCCGCGCACAAGCTGACCATCATGGCCGCGCTGGCCTATGGCATTCCGATGCAGTTCGACAAGGCCTACCTGGAAGGCATCAGCAAGCTGTCGGCCTGCGACATCCGCTATGCCGAAGAACTGGGCTACCGCATCAAGCTCTTGGGCATCACCCGCCGCACCGACAAGGGTGTCGAGCTGCGCGTCCACCCGACGCTGATTCCGGAAAAGCGCCTGATCGCCAATGTGGACGGCGTGATGAACGCGGTGATGGTCAAAGGCGACGCCGTGGGTGCCACCATGTACTACGGTGCCGGTGCCGGCAGCCTGCCCACCGCCTCTGCCGTGGTGGCCGACATTATCGATGTCACCCGCCTGGCCACCGCCGATCCGGAACACCGCGTGCCGCATCTGGCCTTCCAGCCCGACCGCCTGGCCGACCTGCCGATTTTGCCGATTGGCGAAGTGGAAAGCTCCTACTACCTGCGCGTGAACGTGATCGACCGCGCTGGCGTGCTGGCCGAACTCACCCACATCCTGGCCAGCGAAGGCATCTCGATTGAAGCGCTGATCCAGAAGGGCAGCGAACGCGGTGCCGAAGCCGAAATCGTGCTGCTCACCCACCGTGTGGTGGAAAAGCATGTCAATGCCGCCATCGCCCAGATCGAGGCGCTGGACAGCGTCACCGGCAGCGTCACCAAGCTGCGCATGGAAGCCCTCAACGGCTGA
- the thrC gene encoding threonine synthase, whose product MNYISTRGGMAPASFSDILLAGLAPDGGLAMCESYPQLSRAELDAMRGMSYPELAFDLIRRFADDIPASDLKAIIDKTYTRATYGTDEITPLKRLEDGLYIQELSNGPTLAFKDMAMQLLGNLFEYTLAKQGETLNILGATSGDTGSAAEYAMRGKQGVRVFMLSPHEKMSPFQTAQMFSLQDPNIFNLAVRGVFDDCQDIVKAVSNDHAFKAKYKIGTVNSINWARVVAQVVYYFKGYFAATQSNDQQVSFSVPSGNFGNVCAGHIARMMGLPIRKLIVATNENDVLDEFFRTGRYTVRGAANTWQTSSPSMDISKASNFERFIFDLVGRDAEQVRALWHAVDTTGEFDLSASPLFAKVSAEYGFASGKSTHADRLATIRHTFEQYGVIIDTHTADGLKVGLEQREAGVPLICLETALPAKFEATIREALDRDPPRPAGLENIEALPQRFEVMDADVAQIKGFIANRV is encoded by the coding sequence ATGAACTACATCAGCACTCGCGGCGGCATGGCCCCCGCTTCTTTTTCCGACATCCTGCTGGCCGGCCTGGCCCCCGACGGCGGCCTGGCCATGTGCGAAAGCTACCCGCAACTGAGCCGCGCCGAACTGGACGCCATGCGCGGCATGAGCTACCCGGAACTGGCCTTTGACCTGATCCGCCGCTTTGCCGATGATATTCCGGCCAGTGACCTGAAAGCCATCATCGACAAGACCTACACCCGCGCCACCTACGGCACGGATGAGATCACCCCGCTCAAGCGTCTGGAAGACGGCCTGTATATTCAGGAACTGTCCAACGGCCCGACCCTGGCCTTCAAAGACATGGCCATGCAATTGTTGGGCAATCTGTTCGAGTACACGCTGGCCAAGCAGGGCGAAACCCTGAACATCCTCGGTGCCACCTCCGGCGACACCGGCTCCGCTGCCGAATACGCCATGCGCGGCAAGCAGGGCGTGCGCGTGTTCATGCTCTCCCCGCATGAAAAAATGAGCCCGTTCCAGACCGCGCAGATGTTCAGCCTGCAAGACCCGAACATCTTCAACCTGGCGGTGCGCGGCGTGTTTGACGACTGTCAGGACATCGTCAAGGCCGTGTCCAACGACCACGCCTTCAAGGCCAAGTACAAAATCGGCACGGTGAATTCCATCAACTGGGCGCGTGTGGTGGCGCAGGTGGTGTACTACTTCAAGGGCTACTTTGCCGCCACGCAAAGCAATGACCAGCAAGTCAGCTTCAGCGTGCCGTCCGGCAACTTTGGCAATGTCTGCGCCGGCCACATCGCCCGCATGATGGGCCTGCCGATCCGCAAGCTGATTGTCGCCACCAACGAAAACGACGTGCTCGACGAGTTTTTCCGCACTGGCCGCTACACCGTGCGCGGCGCGGCCAACACCTGGCAAACCTCCAGCCCGTCGATGGACATCTCCAAGGCGTCCAACTTCGAGCGCTTTATTTTCGATCTGGTGGGCCGCGACGCCGAGCAAGTGCGCGCGCTGTGGCACGCGGTGGACACCACCGGCGAGTTTGACCTCTCCGCCAGCCCGCTGTTCGCCAAGGTCAGCGCCGAATACGGCTTTGCCTCCGGCAAGAGCACCCACGCCGACCGCCTGGCCACCATCCGCCACACCTTCGAGCAATACGGCGTGATCATCGACACCCACACCGCCGACGGCCTGAAAGTGGGCCTGGAACAGCGCGAAGCCGGCGTGCCGCTGATCTGCCTGGAAACCGCCCTGCCGGCCAAGTTCGAAGCCACCATCCGCGAAGCCCTGGACCGCGATCCACCGCGCCCGGCGGGGTTGGAAAATATCGAAGCGCTGCCGCAGCGCTTTGAGGTGATGGATGCGGATGTGGCGCAGATTAAGGGGTTTATTGCCAATCGCGTATGA
- a CDS encoding IS4 family transposase, producing MDFIARHRQAARDFTRRAVFTFERVVGVLLVNLMRSLQVELDQFFSRISLPLGRRAHDDAFRMARKKLRWQAFVELNQAVLADLHPAPDWHGLRVVACDGTTLYLPTTHPDTISSGPDGFNCYHSQGGIYSLARASALCETSSGLILHASLAADTRDERSMLAEQFEHLRPDDLLVLDRGYPAYWLFALLLARQQHFCIRLPQSFSPQVQAFVASGQACAVIRMQPGHGQRQDFVQHQLPMDAFSVRLVRVPLKTGQIEILATSLLDASRWPAVDFAALYQQRWRIEEAFRHLKCRLQLEQFGGETPQAIRQEFHASILLHNLTIIAAQDVLAEQELDAATLVPNLTHATHLVRLYLPQLLEDPASIDRIGPALFAGIAGQISKRRPGKPAPPRKPNRKKPRRHRAYK from the coding sequence GTGGACTTCATTGCCCGACATCGCCAGGCTGCTCGCGACTTTACCCGCCGCGCCGTTTTCACCTTCGAGCGTGTCGTCGGCGTCTTGCTCGTCAATCTGATGCGCTCGCTGCAAGTCGAGCTTGATCAGTTCTTCTCCCGGATTTCCTTGCCCTTGGGCCGTCGCGCTCATGACGATGCTTTCCGCATGGCGCGCAAGAAGTTGCGTTGGCAAGCCTTTGTCGAACTTAACCAGGCGGTTCTGGCAGACCTCCATCCCGCACCAGATTGGCACGGCTTGCGTGTGGTTGCCTGCGATGGCACCACGCTTTATCTGCCCACCACACACCCTGACACCATCAGCAGCGGCCCAGATGGATTCAACTGCTACCACTCGCAGGGCGGCATCTACAGTCTTGCCCGCGCCAGCGCCTTGTGTGAAACCAGTTCAGGTCTGATTCTGCACGCCAGTCTGGCTGCCGACACCCGTGACGAACGCAGCATGTTGGCCGAACAGTTTGAGCATCTGCGCCCTGACGATTTGTTGGTGTTGGATCGCGGGTATCCGGCTTATTGGCTGTTTGCCTTGTTGCTGGCGCGCCAGCAACATTTCTGCATTCGTCTGCCACAGAGTTTTTCGCCACAGGTTCAGGCTTTTGTGGCGTCTGGTCAGGCTTGTGCTGTCATCAGGATGCAGCCTGGCCACGGGCAGCGCCAGGATTTTGTCCAGCACCAGCTGCCGATGGATGCATTCTCGGTGCGCCTGGTGCGTGTTCCGCTCAAAACAGGCCAGATTGAAATTCTGGCCACGTCGCTGCTGGATGCGTCACGCTGGCCCGCAGTAGACTTTGCAGCGCTGTATCAGCAACGCTGGCGCATCGAAGAGGCGTTCCGGCATCTCAAATGTCGCTTGCAACTGGAGCAGTTTGGCGGAGAGACGCCACAGGCGATTCGTCAGGAGTTCCACGCCTCAATCCTGTTGCACAATCTGACCATCATTGCCGCGCAGGATGTGTTGGCGGAACAGGAGCTGGATGCGGCCACGCTGGTGCCAAACCTGACTCATGCCACACATCTGGTGCGTTTGTATCTGCCGCAGTTGCTGGAAGACCCGGCATCAATCGACAGGATTGGGCCGGCCTTGTTTGCTGGAATTGCTGGGCAGATCAGCAAACGACGGCCTGGCAAGCCAGCGCCGCCACGTAAGCCGAACCGGAAGAAACCACGCCGTCACCGGGCTTATAAATGA
- a CDS encoding cyclopropane-fatty-acyl-phospholipid synthase family protein gives MNWNDRYAVDEYIYGTEPNAFLAEHAHLLTGPVLSLAEGEGRNAVFLAGLGLSVHGVDSSAVGLAKAQALAAARGVNIGTEVADLAEFVPAAGRYGAVVSIFAHLPGALRARLYPLLAQSLQPGGLVLLEAYSLDQLPRNTGGPKDADMLMSLDKVRQGFPGFEPVLLRELSRDVCEGSYHTGLASVVQFIGRKTA, from the coding sequence ATGAACTGGAACGACCGCTACGCCGTGGACGAATATATCTACGGCACCGAACCCAATGCCTTTCTGGCCGAACATGCCCATTTGCTCACTGGCCCGGTGTTGTCGCTGGCCGAAGGCGAGGGGCGCAATGCGGTGTTTCTGGCCGGGCTGGGCTTGTCGGTGCATGGGGTGGACAGCTCGGCGGTGGGGCTGGCCAAGGCGCAGGCGCTGGCGGCTGCGCGTGGGGTGAACATTGGCACCGAGGTGGCCGATCTGGCGGAATTTGTTCCAGCCGCTGGCAGGTATGGCGCGGTGGTGTCGATTTTTGCCCATTTGCCCGGTGCGCTGCGTGCGCGCTTGTATCCGCTCTTGGCGCAAAGCTTGCAGCCGGGTGGGCTGGTGCTGCTGGAGGCGTATTCGCTGGATCAGCTGCCGCGCAACACCGGCGGGCCGAAAGATGCGGATATGCTGATGTCGCTGGACAAGGTTCGCCAGGGGTTTCCCGGTTTTGAGCCGGTGCTGCTGCGCGAGCTGAGCCGCGATGTCTGTGAAGGCAGTTATCACACCGGGCTGGCCTCGGTGGTGCAGTTTATTGGCAGAAAAACCGCCTGA
- a CDS encoding RsmB/NOP family class I SAM-dependent RNA methyltransferase, giving the protein MTLASLPAAFADRLTRILPADQLPGVLASFAAVKDVAFRINTLKADPDRVLTALRAAGLDPRPVSWSPLAWVLPAADKRALTETPAFYAGEIYIQNLASQLAPWVLDPQPGEMVLDLAAAPGGKTCQMAAMMANQGQISAVEPVRDRYFRLKNNLEQQGVSIARTYQKDGRAVGALVPERFDRVLLDAPCSSEARFDLNDASSMAHWSPAKVREVAHKQKRLLLSAIHALKPGGVLVYSTCSFAPEENECILHATLRSLGDAVQLEAVSLPVAHQPGLTEWDGKALNPAVAHSVRVLPDALIDGFFLARLVKRQSTR; this is encoded by the coding sequence ATGACCCTTGCCAGCCTGCCCGCCGCCTTTGCCGACCGCCTGACCCGCATCCTGCCTGCCGACCAGCTGCCTGGCGTGCTGGCCAGCTTTGCTGCGGTCAAGGACGTGGCATTTCGCATCAACACCCTGAAAGCCGACCCAGACCGCGTGCTGACCGCCCTGCGCGCCGCCGGCCTGGATCCCCGGCCAGTCAGCTGGTCGCCGCTGGCCTGGGTGCTGCCCGCCGCCGACAAACGCGCGCTGACCGAAACCCCCGCGTTTTACGCCGGGGAAATCTATATCCAGAACCTGGCCAGCCAGCTGGCCCCCTGGGTGCTGGACCCACAGCCCGGCGAAATGGTGCTCGACCTGGCCGCCGCCCCCGGCGGCAAAACCTGCCAGATGGCAGCGATGATGGCCAATCAGGGGCAGATTTCTGCCGTGGAGCCGGTGCGCGACCGCTATTTCCGGCTGAAAAACAATCTGGAACAACAAGGCGTCAGCATCGCCCGCACCTACCAGAAAGATGGCCGCGCCGTGGGCGCGCTGGTGCCGGAGCGCTTTGACCGGGTATTGCTCGACGCGCCATGCTCCAGCGAGGCGCGCTTTGACCTGAACGACGCCAGCTCGATGGCCCACTGGAGCCCGGCCAAGGTGCGCGAAGTGGCGCACAAGCAAAAACGCCTGCTGCTGTCGGCCATCCATGCGCTGAAACCGGGCGGCGTGCTGGTGTATTCCACCTGCTCGTTTGCCCCGGAAGAAAACGAATGCATCCTGCACGCCACCCTGCGCAGCCTGGGCGACGCGGTGCAGCTGGAAGCGGTCAGCCTGCCGGTGGCGCACCAGCCGGGCCTGACCGAATGGGACGGCAAAGCGCTCAATCCCGCCGTGGCGCACAGCGTGCGCGTGCTGCCAGATGCGCTGATTGACGGGTTTTTTCTGGCCAGGCTGGTCAAGCGGCAGTCCACCCGCTAA